The DNA region GGCTTTATGTGTTGCTTATATTGCTACAATTTCTAGAATTACTAGAGGTTCAATGATAGAAATTTTACATTCTGATTTTATAAGAACTGCAAAAGCTAAAGGTTTATCTTCTTTTAGAATCTTAGTTTATCATGCTTTAAAACCTGCTTTAATTCCTGTGGTTTCTTATTTATCTCCAGCTTTTGTTGGTATTATTACAGGGTCAGTGGTTATAGAGACTTTTTTTTACTATTCCAGGTGTAGGACAGCTTTTTGTTAACGGGGCTTTAAATAGAGATTATTCTTTAGTGCTTTCTTTGACTATTATAGTAGGATTTTTTACTATACTTTTTAATGCTATAGCTGATATTATTTATGCTTTTTTGGATCCTAAAATAACAAATTAAGGTGTAAGATGAATTTATTTAATGGATATAAAACAAAAAAATTAGTTAAAGATTTGGCAAGAATTCTTGATGTAAATTTAGAAGAACTTAGGAAAGATTGGGAAAAGCAAGCTAAATATCCTCAGATTTTAGATTATAAAATTCTAAAAGGAAGGAGTTTATGGCAAAATGCTATGAGAAGATTTTTTAAAAATAAGGCCGCAATGATTAGTTTGGCTTTTATTATTATAGTGATTTTATTCTCTCTTTTTGGTTCTATTTTATCACAATATGATTATGATCAAACAGATTTTGCTTTGATTGCTTCAGCACCTAGTTTTGAAAATGGACATTATTTTGGGACTGATAATTCAGGTAGGGATTTATTTGTAAGAGTGGCTATGGGCGGTAGAATTTCTTTATTAGTTGGTATTATAGGTGCTTTAATGGCTATAGTTATTGGAGTAATTTATGGAGCAAGTTCTGGATATATAGGAGGTAAGACAGATATTATCATGATGAGAATTTTAGAGATTTTTTCTGCTTTGCCTTTTATGTTTCTTGTCATACTTTTAATTACATTTTTTGGACAAAGTATTTTTTTAATTTTTGTTGCTATAGGGGCGGTTAGTTGGCTTGATATGGCAAGGATAGTAAGAGGACAAACTTTAAGTCTTAAAAACAAAGAATTTGTTCAAGCTGCTTTGGTATGCGGTGTTAGCACAAGAAGCATTATTTTTAAACATATAATACCCAATTTATTAGGACTTGTAATTGTGTATGCATCTTTGCTTGTTCCTGGAATGATATTGTTTGAGTCATTTTTGAGCTTTTTAGGTCTTGGGGTTCTTTGATGAATGATGGAATAAGTTCTATAGAGCAAACTCCTTGGTTGATTGGATTTCCATCAACTTTTTTAGTTATAACTTTGTTTTGTTTTAATTTTATAGGCGATGGTTTAAGAGACGCTTTAGATCCAAAAGATAGATAAAATGTTATTAGAAGTTAAAAATTTAAAAATTAGTTTTAAAACAGCAGATGGAGTTGTAAAAGCTGTTAATGATATAAGTTTTAGTTTAAATAAAGGTCAAACCCTTGGAATAGTTGGAGAATCAGGTTCTGGAAAGTCTCAAAGTGTATTTGCTTTACTAGGTTTGTTGGCAAAAAATAGTATAGTTGAGGGTATTATTTTATTTGAAGGTGAAGAAATTTTAAATTTAAATTCTAAGAAGATGAATGCTTTACGTTTGGAAAAAATATCTATTATTTTTCAAGATTCTATGACTTCTTTAAATCCCTATATGAAATTAGGAGATCAGCTTATGGAAGTTTTGATTGTACATAAAAAAATGACTTATAAAAGAGCTTTTACTGAATCGCTTCATATGCTAGATGCAGTAAAAATTCCAGAAGCTAAAAAAAGAATGCAAATGTATCCTCATGAGCTTTCTGGGGGAATGAGACAAAGAATCATGATTGCTATGGCTCTTTTATGTAAACCTAAACTTTTAATAGCAGATGAACCTATTACAGCTTTAGATGTAACAGTGCAAGCGCAAATTATGGCTTTACTTAAAGAATTGCAAAAAGAATTAGATATGGCTATTATTTTAATTACTCATGATTTGGGAGTTGTTGCAAATTCTTGTGATAATGTTTTAGTTATGTATGCTGGTAGGGTTATGGAATATGCTAATGTAGAGGATATTTTTTATTATCCAACTTATCCTTATACTTTAGGGCTTATAAAAACTATTCCACGTTTAGATTTGCAAAAAAAGAGCTTCATTTGATTCGAGGAAATCCTCCTGATTTGCTTAATCTTCCAAAAGGTTGCCCTTTTGCTCCTAGATGTATGTTTGCAAAAGAGATTTGTTTAAAAAATCCTATTTTAGAAGAGTTTTATCCAAATAAAAAAAGGTCATGTTTTGCCCCAATAGATCTAATAAGGAGTTGTTTATGAAAGAATTACTTTTAGAAGTTAAAGATTTAAGTATATTTTATACAATTAAAACCAATGAAGGTTTTTTTAGAAATAAAAAAAATAAAATGAAAGTTGTTAATAAAATAAATTTTGAACTTTACAAAGGTGAAACTTTAGGTATAGTTGGTGAATCAGGTCGTGGAAAATCAACTTTAGCTAAGGCTCTTTTAGGATTAAATAAAGATTTGAGTGGACATATAATTTGGCTTGGAAAAAATATAGAAAAGCAAAATAAGCAAGAATGGAAAAGTACAAGAAAAGATATACAAATGATTTTTCAAGATCCTTTAGCTTCTTTAAATCCTTGTATGAATATAGGTGATATTATTGCAGAACCATATAAAAATTTATTTTCCTAAAATGAGTGCTAGAAAAATTAAAGAAAAAGTTGAACAAATGATGCAAAAAGTAGGCTTGCTAGAGCATTAATTTTAGAACCTAAATTAATAGTGTGCGATGAACCTGTTTCAGCTTTAGATGTTTCTATACAAGCTCAAGTAGTTAATTTGCTTAAAAATTTACAAAAACAAACTCAATTATCTTTAATTTTTATTGCCCATGATTTGTCTA from Campylobacter hepaticus includes:
- a CDS encoding ATP-binding cassette domain-containing protein: MLLEVKNLKISFKTADGVVKAVNDISFSLNKGQTLGIVGESGSGKSQSVFALLGLLAKNSIVEGIILFEGEEILNLNSKKMNALRLEKISIIFQDSMTSLNPYMKLGDQLMEVLIVHKKMTYKRAFTESLHMLDAVKIPEAKKRMQMYPHELSGGMRQRIMIAMALLCKPKLLIADEPITALDVTVQAQIMALLKELQKELDMAIILITHDLGVVANSCDNVLVMYAGRVMEYANVEDIFYYPTYPYTLGLIKTIPRLDLQKKSFI
- a CDS encoding ABC transporter permease subunit, producing the protein MNLFNGYKTKKLVKDLARILDVNLEELRKDWEKQAKYPQILDYKILKGRSLWQNAMRRFFKNKAAMISLAFIIIVILFSLFGSILSQYDYDQTDFALIASAPSFENGHYFGTDNSGRDLFVRVAMGGRISLLVGIIGALMAIVIGVIYGASSGYIGGKTDIIMMRILEIFSALPFMFLVILLITFFGQSIFLIFVAIGAVSWLDMARIVRGQTLSLKNKEFVQAALVCGVSTRSIIFKHIIPNLLGLVIVYASLLVPGMILFESFLSFLGLGVL
- a CDS encoding ABC transporter permease subunit, whose translation is MPGVGQLFVNGALNRDYSLVLSLTIIVGFFTILFNAIADIIYAFLDPKITN